The following DNA comes from Ornithinimicrobium avium.
GTTCGCTGCCCGCCGCCCCGGGATCGCGCCGCTGCACAGCCGTGGTGAACGGCATGGCCATCGGGGCGAAGACGCCCAGGGCGAAGGCCCCCATGAGCACGGCGACGACGACGCCCGGGCCCATCTCCGGTCCGAGCGCGTCGCCGACGAGCACGAGGTTGAGCGCATTCAGGGCCAGCACGACCACGGTGCCCACGATCCACGGGTAGAAGGTGAAGGCCCGCAGGCTGCCCAGGTCTCCGGCCGTGTGCCGGACCGCGGGCCCCGCGAACCAGCGCGCCGTCCCGACGGTGCCCAGCACGGCCACCGCCAGGGCGCCCCAGGACACGAGGGCCGGCACGTCGAGGAGGTCGGCCGCCGTCCCGGTGTCGCCGACCCCGAACGGGGTGAGCATGAGATAGCCGATGCCCTCCATCGTCGACATGCCCGCGAACCACAGCCACAGCAGGTGCGCCTGCCCGGGCCCGCGCCGGAACGGCTGGAAGGTCATCGCCAGCAGACCGGTGACCAGGCTGAACACCGGCCCGGCCAGCAGCATCACCACGTCCCGCCCGTCGTCCGGCTCGGGGGAGTGCACCACCCCGAAGGGGAAGAGCTCGTTGCTGAAGCCGAGCGCCACGCCGGCGGCCACGTGGGCCAGCTCGTGGAGCAGCACCACCACCAGGTGCGCGGCCACGAGGGCCACCGAGGCGTGGACCACGAGGTTGCGCACCCCCGTCCCGGTGGTCGTGGTCAGGTCGTCCGCGTCCGTGGTCATGCGCTGCCCCTTCGTCCCCCGGGCGCCGGATGACGCCGTCCACACGACTACATCGTGCTCGCGGGCCGATGTCCGCCGACACGCCGACGGTCACCAGAAGTCGGGAGGCCTACCAGAAGGCGTCGCCGGGCTCCCGGCGCTGCAGCCGGGTGACCACGCGCTGGCCGATCCGCTGCCACACCGCATACCTGCGGGGGCGCAGCACGAGGTCCCAGGCGCCGACCCAGTCGAGGACGTCCTTGGAGAAGCCGCGCTTGAAGACGCCCAGGCCGTAGCGCATGTCGCTCTTGTCGTCGACCCGGGTGGAGTGAGGGGTGCCGACGA
Coding sequences within:
- a CDS encoding zinc metalloprotease, with translation MTTDADDLTTTTGTGVRNLVVHASVALVAAHLVVVLLHELAHVAAGVALGFSNELFPFGVVHSPEPDDGRDVVMLLAGPVFSLVTGLLAMTFQPFRRGPGQAHLLWLWFAGMSTMEGIGYLMLTPFGVGDTGTAADLLDVPALVSWGALAVAVLGTVGTARWFAGPAVRHTAGDLGSLRAFTFYPWIVGTVVVLALNALNLVLVGDALGPEMGPGVVVAVLMGAFALGVFAPMAMPFTTAVQRRDPGAAGSEPMALPRVPVLGLVLLVVVVLVNLVVLVPGLRIG